The following are from one region of the Strix uralensis isolate ZFMK-TIS-50842 chromosome 4, bStrUra1, whole genome shotgun sequence genome:
- the MDK gene encoding midkine, with protein sequence MQVRGLLLLLALILLAATAEAGKNKKEKAKKDGSECEDWRWGPCVPNSKDCGLGYREGTCKDESKKLKCKIPCNWKKKFGADCKYKFESWGGCSAQTGVKTRSGILKKALYNAQCEEIVYVTKPCSSKIKSKSKAKKGKGKD encoded by the exons ATGCAGGTTCggggcctcctcctcctcctggcactGATCCTGCTGGCTGCCACTGCTGAGGCTGGCAAGAACAAGAAAG AGAAGGCAAAGAAGGATGGCTCTGAGTGTGAGGACTGGCGCTGGGGACCCTGCGTCCCTAACAGCAAGGACTGCGGCCTGGGCTACCGCGAGGGAACTTGCAAAGACGAGAGTAAGAAGCTCAAGTGCAAGATCCCCTGCAACTGGAAGAAGAAGTTTGGAG CCGACTGCAAGTACAAATTtgagagctggggggggtgtAGCGCTCAGACAGGTGTGAAGACTCGCTCCGGCATCCTGAAGAAAGCCCTGTACAATGCCCAGTGTGAGGAGATTGTCTATGTGACCAAACCCTGCTCTTCCAAGATCAAGTCGAAATCCAAAG CAAAGAAAGGCAAGGGGAAGGACTAG